The following coding sequences are from one Comamonas koreensis window:
- a CDS encoding putative quinol monooxygenase yields MTEPLNLIVTLQPRAGCLPDVVSTLTTLAQASRQEAGCLRYDVAVGKELVYLFEAWTDRQALAAHEKEAHFVLGVAALNRLCESQRVEFVEWQGPG; encoded by the coding sequence TTGACGGAACCGCTGAACCTGATCGTCACGCTGCAGCCGCGCGCGGGCTGTTTGCCGGATGTCGTCTCGACGCTCACGACGCTGGCGCAGGCCAGCCGGCAAGAAGCTGGCTGCCTGCGCTACGACGTGGCGGTGGGCAAGGAGCTGGTCTATCTCTTTGAGGCATGGACCGACCGCCAGGCTTTGGCTGCGCATGAGAAGGAGGCGCACTTTGTGCTGGGCGTCGCTGCGCTGAACCGCTTGTGTGAATCCCAAAGGGTGGAATTTGTCGAGTGGCAGGGGCCAGGCTAG